The following are from one region of the Candidatus Kryptoniota bacterium genome:
- the bshB1 gene encoding bacillithiol biosynthesis deacetylase BshB1: MNLYALAFGAHPDDVEMSCGGTLALLYRNGRQFGIVDFTKGEMGTRGNAEIRSREAKDAAKILGAEVRVNLGVSDSNIELSRRNLLKVVEVMRKYRPEIVFAPYREERHPDHVHVHELVNDAMFYSGLRKLKTGNLAAYRPRRAFYYLQHRQFTPTVYVDITHDFDTKVAAIKAHKSQFYNPDSKDPETSLSTPEFMEYLLGRMRYFGRMAGVRYAEPFWTYEPVTLTNFESII; encoded by the coding sequence ATGAATCTGTATGCCCTGGCGTTCGGTGCTCACCCGGACGATGTTGAGATGAGCTGCGGAGGCACACTGGCGCTGCTCTATAGAAACGGCAGGCAATTCGGTATCGTGGACTTCACGAAGGGAGAAATGGGTACGAGAGGAAATGCTGAAATAAGAAGCCGCGAAGCCAAAGACGCCGCGAAGATTCTGGGGGCGGAAGTGAGAGTGAACCTCGGGGTCTCCGATTCAAACATCGAGTTGAGCCGCAGGAACCTCCTTAAGGTGGTCGAGGTAATGAGAAAGTACAGGCCTGAGATAGTATTCGCGCCGTATCGCGAGGAAAGACATCCTGACCACGTGCATGTCCACGAGCTCGTTAACGACGCGATGTTTTATTCGGGACTAAGAAAACTGAAGACAGGAAATCTCGCCGCTTACAGACCGAGACGGGCGTTTTATTATCTTCAGCACCGCCAGTTTACCCCTACGGTCTATGTCGATATCACTCACGACTTCGACACAAAGGTCGCTGCAATAAAAGCTCACAAGTCCCAGTTCTACAACCCCGATAGCAAAGATCCCGAGACATCTCTTTCAACTCCTGAATTCATGGAGTATCTCCTCGGCAGGATGAGATACTTCGGCAGGATGGCCGGCGTAAGGTATGCGGAACCGTTCTGGACTTACGAGCCGGTGACACTCACGAATTTCGAATCCATTATTTGA